Proteins from a single region of Paraburkholderia sp. ZP32-5:
- a CDS encoding Bug family tripartite tricarboxylate transporter substrate binding protein, whose product MFKRFAVGLAAGLSIAIVPAQADSAYPTAPIRLIVGQSAGSSVDAVARIMSERMSQSLGQAIVVENRPGANGVTATAYVAKARPDGYTLLFSGCSPMVFNPGLYKKLPYDPVKDFTYIAAVSENPFVMVASKASGLKSFADLTKEAKANPGKFTFASAGIGNSTQLATELVAQRANFKLLHIPFSGSGPALVAVIGGQVDLMSSVVGPALPELKAGAATPLLIIGGDPIPELPGVPGAKQIGLDLPSLPTWTAVVGPAGLDPAVAKRLEQAVQEALQDPKVQKQFKTQYLSAMNVPGPQMAARVATEIKLWKTLLHDFGIKPE is encoded by the coding sequence ATGTTCAAACGCTTCGCTGTTGGACTGGCTGCGGGTCTATCGATTGCGATTGTTCCGGCACAAGCCGATAGCGCTTATCCGACGGCGCCCATCAGACTTATTGTCGGCCAATCAGCAGGCTCCAGCGTCGACGCTGTCGCGAGAATCATGAGCGAAAGGATGTCGCAATCGCTCGGGCAGGCAATCGTGGTTGAGAACAGGCCGGGGGCCAACGGGGTGACCGCCACGGCTTATGTGGCCAAGGCCAGGCCGGACGGGTACACCCTGCTGTTCAGCGGGTGCTCTCCGATGGTGTTCAATCCCGGTCTGTACAAGAAGTTGCCCTACGATCCCGTTAAAGACTTCACCTACATAGCGGCGGTGTCCGAGAATCCCTTCGTGATGGTCGCGAGCAAGGCCAGCGGGCTGAAGTCGTTTGCGGATCTGACGAAAGAGGCCAAGGCAAACCCGGGGAAATTCACCTTCGCGAGCGCGGGAATCGGCAACTCGACTCAGCTCGCCACCGAACTGGTCGCCCAGCGCGCCAACTTCAAATTGCTGCACATCCCGTTCAGCGGCTCAGGTCCCGCTCTTGTCGCTGTCATCGGCGGGCAGGTCGATCTGATGTCCAGCGTCGTCGGGCCGGCGCTTCCCGAACTGAAGGCAGGCGCCGCGACGCCTTTGTTGATCATTGGCGGAGATCCTATTCCCGAGCTTCCCGGCGTTCCTGGCGCGAAGCAGATCGGATTGGATCTGCCGTCACTGCCGACCTGGACGGCCGTGGTCGGTCCGGCGGGACTGGATCCGGCCGTGGCAAAGCGGCTCGAGCAAGCTGTGCAGGAAGCGTTACAAGACCCAAAGGTGCAAAAACAGTTCAAGACGCAATATCTGTCGGCCATGAACGTGCCAGGGCCACAAATGGCGGCTCGCGTCGCAACGGAAATCAAGCTATGGAAAACGTTGCTCCACGATTTTGGCATCAAGCCTGAGTGA
- a CDS encoding amidase — translation MTLELKTGTVNDGIVSLTAVALSQAIHQRTLSCVEVISAYFAHIDRMNPHVNALVALGDRDDALREAARADADLAAGVSRGWMHGFPQAPKDTSPVAGMVTTRGSRIYRDTVTQADSVMIARMRQAGSIFIARSNAPEFGLGSHTYNAVYGVTRNAFDQSRTAGGSSGGAAVALALRMLPVADGSDMMGSLRNPAAFNNVFGLRPSFGRVPGYPAEDVFFDQLSTGGPMARSVADLAMLLSVQAGYDQSSPLGRRDDPAQFAKPLTRDCRDVRIGWLGDLEGYLPIESGVLDVCGNALRRFEAIGCVVEPARVDFELEQLWQAWTTLRSFQIAGAQRMHYADPAKRALLKPEAIWEIESGNALSASAVYLASVTRTAWFEALMRLFQRFDFLVLPSAQLFPFDASIDWPRQVAGRAMDTYHRWMEVVVPASMAGLPVLNVPAGFGAGGLPMGMQVIGSPDADWSLLQLGHAYEQACDCVNVSSPLLGTA, via the coding sequence ATGACTTTGGAACTGAAAACCGGCACTGTGAATGACGGGATCGTGAGCTTGACGGCGGTCGCGTTATCGCAGGCGATTCATCAGCGCACGCTGTCATGCGTTGAGGTGATAAGCGCGTATTTCGCGCATATCGACCGGATGAATCCGCACGTCAACGCGCTCGTTGCGCTGGGCGATCGCGATGACGCACTACGCGAGGCCGCGCGCGCCGATGCCGATCTCGCGGCGGGAGTCAGCAGAGGCTGGATGCACGGTTTCCCGCAAGCGCCCAAGGATACGAGCCCTGTCGCGGGCATGGTCACCACGCGCGGCTCGCGCATCTACCGCGACACTGTCACGCAAGCGGACAGCGTGATGATCGCGCGCATGCGCCAGGCGGGATCGATCTTCATCGCTCGATCGAATGCACCGGAATTCGGGCTGGGGTCGCACACGTATAACGCGGTGTATGGCGTGACGCGCAACGCGTTCGATCAGTCGCGCACCGCCGGAGGCAGCAGCGGTGGCGCAGCGGTGGCGTTAGCGCTGCGCATGCTGCCCGTGGCGGACGGCAGCGACATGATGGGATCACTGCGCAATCCGGCTGCGTTCAATAACGTGTTTGGTTTGCGGCCGTCGTTTGGCCGTGTTCCCGGTTATCCGGCGGAAGACGTGTTCTTCGATCAATTGAGCACGGGCGGCCCGATGGCCCGCTCGGTTGCCGATCTGGCGATGCTGCTGTCGGTGCAGGCGGGTTACGACCAGTCATCGCCGCTCGGCAGGCGGGATGATCCAGCGCAGTTCGCGAAGCCCCTGACGCGCGATTGCCGCGATGTGCGTATCGGCTGGCTAGGCGACCTCGAGGGTTATTTGCCGATCGAATCGGGCGTGCTCGATGTGTGCGGCAACGCGCTGCGTCGATTCGAGGCCATTGGATGCGTAGTAGAACCCGCGCGTGTCGATTTCGAGCTGGAGCAACTCTGGCAGGCATGGACCACGCTTCGGAGCTTTCAGATTGCCGGCGCGCAGCGCATGCATTACGCGGATCCCGCGAAGCGAGCGTTGCTGAAACCCGAAGCAATCTGGGAGATCGAGTCGGGCAACGCGTTATCCGCAAGCGCCGTGTACCTCGCGTCCGTCACACGCACCGCATGGTTTGAGGCGCTCATGCGGCTCTTCCAGCGCTTCGATTTCCTCGTGCTGCCTTCCGCGCAACTGTTTCCGTTCGACGCTTCGATCGACTGGCCGCGGCAGGTCGCGGGCCGTGCGATGGACACTTATCATCGCTGGATGGAGGTGGTCGTGCCGGCATCGATGGCCGGGCTGCCCGTGCTTAATGTGCCGGCCGGTTTTGGCGCCGGCGGGCTACCGATGGGCATGCAGGTCATCGGCAGTCCGGACGCCGACTGGTCGTTGCTGCAACTCGGTCATGCGTACGAGCAGGCATGCGATTGCGTCAACGTGTCGAGCCCGTTGCTGGGAACTGCCTGA
- a CDS encoding gamma-glutamyltransferase family protein, giving the protein MSDAFTTRPEIKGTMGVVSSTHWLASQTAMGVLERGGNAFDAAVAGGFVLQIVEPHLNGPGGEVPVLFWSNAEKRMRSLSGQGCAPELATIGYFRELGVSQIPGIGLLPATVPGAFGAWLTLLRDYGSWELADVLLPAIEYATNGFPIVPRVSAAILAVAPLFRDEWTSSREAWMPGGKIPRPDRLLKSPPALAQTYRRLIEHARSRSTDRAEQINAALDAWYRGFVADEIDTFYREQRIWDTTGNRNAGLLRKSDLAEWHPAYEDPLTVDYGRYTVAKCGTWSQGPVHLQQLAMLRELGVENQDPLSASFVHTIAESAKLAFADRLAWYGDPAFTSVPITDLLSQPYARERAALISAAANREIRPGAPGGAMPRLPDLSIAERTLKDADVRYGVGEPTFASLPPLDRWIDEELFVGDTCHLDVIDRFGNMVSATPSGGWLAASPTIPALGFAITTRLQMAWLDDGLPGSLAPKKRPTTTLSPGLVLRDGQPYMCFGTPGGDQQDQWTVAFLIRHMQGMNLQEAIDCPAWHIEHFPASFWPRPVKLNRLILEDRFPDQVIEALRHAGHDVSVGPAWSEGRITACAQEILSGGERILRAAANPRGMQGYAVGR; this is encoded by the coding sequence ATGTCCGACGCATTCACCACCCGGCCGGAAATCAAGGGCACCATGGGGGTTGTTTCCAGCACGCATTGGCTTGCGTCACAAACGGCGATGGGGGTTCTGGAGCGCGGTGGGAACGCGTTCGATGCAGCCGTCGCCGGTGGCTTTGTACTTCAGATTGTCGAGCCGCATCTGAATGGGCCCGGCGGCGAGGTGCCGGTTCTTTTCTGGAGCAACGCGGAAAAGCGCATGCGCAGCTTATCTGGCCAGGGATGCGCGCCAGAGCTGGCGACCATAGGGTATTTCCGCGAGTTGGGCGTGAGTCAGATCCCGGGGATTGGACTTTTGCCGGCCACGGTGCCGGGAGCTTTTGGGGCGTGGCTTACGCTGTTGCGCGACTACGGCAGCTGGGAGTTGGCGGACGTATTACTCCCAGCGATCGAATACGCGACAAACGGCTTTCCTATCGTTCCTCGAGTGTCAGCGGCTATCCTTGCCGTGGCGCCACTTTTCCGTGACGAATGGACAAGCTCGCGCGAAGCCTGGATGCCGGGCGGCAAGATTCCAAGGCCCGACCGCCTGCTCAAGTCGCCTCCCGCGCTTGCTCAAACCTACCGTCGATTGATAGAACACGCCCGTAGCCGCAGTACCGACCGGGCAGAACAGATCAATGCCGCACTCGATGCGTGGTACCGCGGTTTTGTCGCCGACGAGATCGATACGTTCTATCGCGAACAACGCATCTGGGACACTACAGGCAACCGGAACGCGGGATTGCTGCGTAAGTCCGACCTTGCCGAATGGCATCCTGCCTATGAAGATCCCCTGACCGTCGACTACGGCCGTTACACAGTTGCCAAATGCGGTACGTGGTCACAGGGTCCGGTGCATCTTCAGCAACTCGCCATGCTAAGAGAACTGGGTGTCGAAAACCAGGATCCGCTTTCCGCAAGCTTCGTCCATACCATCGCCGAATCGGCCAAACTCGCCTTTGCCGATCGTCTCGCATGGTATGGAGATCCAGCTTTCACTTCGGTGCCGATCACCGATCTACTGAGTCAACCGTATGCCAGGGAACGGGCCGCATTGATCAGCGCGGCCGCGAACCGTGAGATCAGGCCCGGGGCACCAGGCGGCGCCATGCCCCGGTTACCGGACCTGTCGATTGCCGAGCGAACTTTGAAGGACGCGGATGTCCGTTATGGGGTCGGTGAGCCTACGTTTGCGAGCTTGCCGCCGCTCGACAGGTGGATCGACGAGGAGCTGTTTGTCGGCGACACATGCCACCTCGACGTCATCGACCGGTTCGGCAATATGGTCTCGGCAACACCGTCGGGAGGCTGGCTGGCGGCGAGCCCCACTATTCCCGCGCTCGGTTTCGCGATCACGACGCGTTTGCAGATGGCCTGGCTCGATGATGGACTTCCCGGGTCGCTCGCGCCGAAGAAACGGCCAACCACTACACTGTCACCCGGCCTTGTCCTGCGTGATGGGCAACCGTATATGTGCTTTGGGACTCCTGGTGGAGATCAGCAGGATCAGTGGACAGTGGCATTCCTGATCCGGCATATGCAAGGGATGAATCTACAGGAAGCCATAGATTGCCCGGCCTGGCACATCGAACATTTTCCCGCTTCTTTCTGGCCGCGTCCGGTGAAATTGAATCGACTGATCCTCGAAGACCGCTTTCCAGATCAGGTCATCGAAGCCTTGCGTCATGCGGGGCACGACGTTTCTGTCGGACCGGCGTGGTCCGAAGGAAGAATCACCGCATGTGCGCAAGAAATCTTGAGCGGCGGAGAAAGAATCTTGCGAGCGGCGGCCAACCCGCGGGGGATGCAAGGCTACGCGGTCGGACGATAG
- a CDS encoding tripartite tricarboxylate transporter TctB family protein produces MVLIGLGSIHAGLGYDVGSLSRMGPGFFPVAVGTVLLLCGLAIAASARAPEPLATIEEAPPPEWRAWACIVIGIMAFVVLGQWGGLLPATFAIVFISALGDRDNTVVSALVLAVAMCVVCALVFSWGLKLQFPLLSWG; encoded by the coding sequence ATGGTGCTGATCGGCCTCGGTTCGATCCATGCCGGGCTGGGTTATGACGTCGGCTCCTTGAGCCGCATGGGTCCGGGCTTCTTCCCTGTCGCGGTCGGCACGGTATTACTGCTGTGCGGCCTCGCGATTGCCGCTTCGGCCAGGGCGCCAGAACCGCTCGCAACGATCGAAGAAGCGCCGCCACCTGAGTGGCGCGCGTGGGCTTGTATCGTCATCGGCATCATGGCTTTCGTGGTGCTGGGCCAATGGGGCGGATTGCTGCCCGCAACCTTCGCGATCGTGTTCATTTCGGCGCTCGGCGATCGTGACAACACCGTGGTGAGTGCACTGGTGCTGGCCGTTGCAATGTGCGTTGTCTGCGCCCTGGTGTTTTCGTGGGGTCTGAAACTGCAGTTTCCTTTGTTGTCCTGGGGTTGA
- a CDS encoding LysR family transcriptional regulator, with product MTDASSHFARRLKLRHLSILVAIAKHGSVTRAADTLGISQSALTQTLAEVESIFGSPLFLRSSRGVVPTELGAMALARANRFLQDIEFWEREVQAMNSGYRTHLNLGVVPHVSSDLLTRTVRTLVQRDNLSLTLYRDNTRQLLKLLRERKVDCVIGRLPQDEDFTGLSYRVLYEQLPALVAHPARVKRFANRQVKLEDLRDARWLLPLPDTPTRIRLNEEFRKNGLIPPSPVIETESSEMIEEMIASDERMVSIVPDDVAFDFLRRPRVQTLDLRFEWMLPAIHLISEVREYPLPAEEHLATSLVRSRNEMRASTNAPR from the coding sequence ATGACCGACGCGTCGTCCCATTTTGCCCGCCGGCTGAAATTACGGCACCTTTCGATCCTGGTCGCGATAGCAAAGCACGGCTCGGTGACGCGCGCGGCCGATACCTTGGGCATATCGCAATCGGCGCTAACGCAAACCCTGGCGGAAGTGGAGAGCATCTTCGGCAGTCCGCTGTTCTTGCGCTCGTCCCGCGGAGTTGTACCGACCGAATTGGGTGCCATGGCGCTGGCTCGGGCCAACCGGTTCCTGCAGGATATCGAGTTCTGGGAGCGTGAAGTACAAGCCATGAACTCGGGATACCGCACGCATTTAAACCTCGGCGTCGTCCCTCACGTATCCAGTGATCTGCTCACACGCACGGTGCGCACGCTCGTGCAGCGTGACAATCTTAGCCTGACGCTTTACCGCGACAACACGCGACAACTGTTGAAATTGCTTCGGGAGCGCAAGGTCGATTGCGTCATAGGAAGATTGCCGCAGGACGAAGATTTTACTGGTCTGAGCTATCGAGTATTGTATGAACAGCTTCCGGCGCTTGTCGCACATCCCGCACGGGTAAAGCGCTTTGCAAACCGCCAGGTCAAACTCGAAGATCTGCGCGATGCGCGCTGGCTGCTACCCCTGCCTGACACACCGACGCGGATACGCCTTAACGAAGAGTTCAGAAAAAATGGGCTGATCCCGCCTTCACCGGTCATCGAAACGGAGTCGTCTGAGATGATCGAAGAAATGATTGCCAGCGACGAGCGGATGGTATCGATCGTCCCGGACGATGTGGCCTTTGATTTCTTGCGTCGGCCACGCGTCCAGACACTCGACCTTCGATTCGAGTGGATGTTGCCCGCCATTCATCTGATCTCGGAAGTCAGGGAATACCCGCTTCCGGCGGAAGAACATCTCGCGACCAGCCTGGTCCGGTCGCGTAACGAGATGCGTGCTTCGACAAATGCGCCCAGATAA
- a CDS encoding Bug family tripartite tricarboxylate transporter substrate binding protein — translation MTGSEKKRSELLSVHEGNEMKETLIKGLTGLLLFVLTVGLAQAAWPDRPVTLVVPAEPGGSTDILARELAQQLTKTYGQSFIVENRSGAGGNIGTNFVAKARPDGYTILISAMTNHAVNPTLIPSTPFKGVDDFEPVAYLATVLTTVVVNPSLPVHSIKELIDYAHSHPGKINYATGGVGSVNHIGVLMLQKMANIQMVHVPYRSGAPAILSTVIGDTQLNISAGTQTLPYVKSGKLRLLAVTEAHRSTLLPDTPTIGETVPGYDMTIWYGALAPKGTPAEITANLNKAMNAAFMVPAVKQRMEGMGVIPIAMTPGAFGQVLRRDSDKYSKLIKDLGITLN, via the coding sequence ATGACCGGCTCCGAGAAAAAACGGTCTGAATTATTGTCAGTGCACGAAGGGAACGAGATGAAAGAAACTTTGATCAAGGGACTTACGGGTTTGCTGTTGTTTGTGTTGACGGTTGGACTCGCGCAGGCAGCCTGGCCTGACAGGCCTGTAACGTTGGTAGTCCCCGCGGAACCAGGCGGTTCGACCGACATTCTGGCGAGAGAACTGGCGCAACAATTGACTAAAACCTATGGTCAATCGTTCATCGTGGAAAATCGCTCCGGGGCAGGGGGAAACATCGGCACAAATTTTGTGGCGAAGGCACGCCCGGACGGCTATACGATCCTCATCAGCGCGATGACCAACCATGCCGTCAACCCGACCTTAATCCCCTCCACTCCTTTCAAGGGCGTAGACGACTTCGAGCCCGTTGCCTATCTCGCGACCGTATTGACGACCGTCGTAGTGAACCCCTCTCTCCCGGTACATAGCATCAAGGAGTTGATCGACTATGCCCATTCGCATCCGGGCAAAATCAACTATGCGACCGGCGGCGTGGGTAGCGTCAATCACATCGGCGTGCTGATGCTTCAAAAAATGGCAAACATCCAGATGGTTCATGTTCCCTACCGCAGCGGCGCGCCGGCGATCCTGTCGACCGTTATCGGAGACACACAGCTGAACATCAGCGCGGGAACCCAGACGCTGCCCTACGTCAAGTCCGGGAAGCTGCGTCTGTTGGCCGTGACTGAAGCACATCGCTCCACGTTGCTGCCCGACACTCCCACCATAGGCGAAACCGTTCCAGGCTACGACATGACGATCTGGTATGGCGCGCTCGCACCTAAAGGTACTCCGGCTGAGATCACCGCAAATCTCAATAAAGCGATGAACGCAGCCTTCATGGTCCCGGCTGTCAAGCAACGGATGGAAGGCATGGGCGTGATACCCATAGCCATGACGCCGGGTGCTTTTGGCCAGGTGCTACGCCGCGACAGTGACAAATATTCAAAGCTGATTAAGGACCTCGGCATCACCCTTAACTAG
- a CDS encoding tripartite tricarboxylate transporter permease, with product MIGQSLFDLMQGFGVALQPHNLMWSFVGVLIGNLIGVLPGMGALSAISMLLPLTYTMHPIPAILMLAGIFYGSQYGGAIGAILLNLPCHPPHAVTCLDGYPMTRAGKGGTALGITMMSSFFAASFGIVVMVFASPLLVSVAFKFGPTELFSIMLLGLLAGGTLSRGSPVKGVAMTALGLLIGIAGTDVNSGVMRLTFGLPQLSDKVELVALALGLFGVAEFLRNVNRMGSVGSGTKVSLRDMRPRWAEIKQAFFPMVRGTLIGTLFGAMPGTGPTITTFLAYATEKKLSRTSERFGHGALEGVAAPEAASHSKTQVDFIPTMSLGIPGDPVMALILGALLIQGIQPGPQLITEHADLFWGLIASFWIGNVLLVILNVPMIGIWVKLLQVPYRYLYPSALFFIAVGVYSTNNSLFEVGEVLVFGIAGALLAALDFQVAPILLGYVLGPMVEEYFRRALLLSRGDMSVFIDRPISAFFMACSALLILVQLYFWVRRTMRKRNNRHARSATKQAST from the coding sequence ATGATTGGCCAATCTTTGTTCGACTTGATGCAGGGTTTTGGAGTTGCACTCCAACCCCATAATCTGATGTGGTCGTTTGTCGGCGTGCTGATCGGCAATCTGATCGGCGTGTTGCCAGGCATGGGCGCGTTGTCGGCGATCTCGATGCTACTGCCGCTGACCTATACGATGCATCCGATTCCCGCCATCCTGATGCTGGCGGGCATTTTCTACGGCTCGCAGTACGGCGGCGCGATCGGCGCAATTCTGCTGAATTTGCCATGCCACCCGCCGCACGCGGTGACCTGTCTCGACGGCTATCCGATGACGCGAGCCGGAAAAGGCGGGACGGCGCTCGGCATCACGATGATGTCGTCGTTCTTTGCCGCCTCGTTCGGTATCGTGGTGATGGTTTTCGCGTCGCCGCTGCTGGTTAGTGTGGCCTTCAAGTTTGGGCCCACCGAACTGTTCTCGATCATGTTGCTCGGCTTGCTGGCAGGCGGAACCTTGTCGCGCGGCTCGCCTGTGAAGGGTGTAGCGATGACCGCACTCGGCCTGTTGATCGGGATTGCCGGCACCGACGTCAATAGCGGCGTGATGCGCCTTACGTTCGGTCTACCGCAACTGTCCGACAAGGTCGAGCTGGTGGCGCTGGCATTGGGGCTGTTCGGCGTGGCGGAGTTCTTGCGTAACGTGAACCGCATGGGGTCAGTTGGCAGCGGCACCAAGGTGAGCTTGCGGGACATGCGGCCTCGTTGGGCCGAAATCAAGCAGGCATTCTTTCCGATGGTGCGTGGCACCTTGATCGGCACTCTGTTCGGCGCAATGCCTGGCACCGGCCCGACTATCACGACGTTCCTGGCCTATGCGACCGAAAAGAAGCTCTCAAGGACGTCGGAACGATTCGGTCACGGCGCCCTGGAAGGCGTCGCAGCCCCGGAAGCGGCTTCGCACTCCAAGACCCAGGTCGACTTTATTCCGACCATGAGCCTGGGTATTCCGGGAGACCCCGTCATGGCGCTGATACTCGGCGCGTTGTTGATCCAGGGCATCCAGCCTGGTCCACAGCTGATCACCGAGCATGCCGACCTATTCTGGGGCTTGATCGCCAGTTTCTGGATCGGCAACGTATTGCTGGTGATTCTTAACGTGCCGATGATCGGCATCTGGGTGAAGCTGTTGCAAGTACCGTATCGCTATCTTTATCCGTCAGCGCTGTTTTTCATTGCGGTGGGGGTATATAGCACCAACAACAGCCTGTTCGAAGTCGGCGAGGTGCTGGTTTTCGGCATAGCGGGCGCACTGCTAGCCGCGCTTGATTTCCAGGTAGCGCCGATCCTGCTGGGCTACGTGCTGGGGCCGATGGTTGAAGAGTATTTCCGCCGTGCATTGCTGCTTTCGCGCGGCGACATGTCGGTGTTTATCGACCGGCCGATCAGTGCCTTTTTCATGGCATGCAGCGCGCTGCTGATCCTGGTACAACTGTATTTCTGGGTGCGTCGGACCATGCGCAAACGCAACAATCGACACGCGCGCAGTGCAACCAAACAAGCGTCGACGTAA
- a CDS encoding alpha/beta hydrolase domain-containing protein: protein MPSSLRYTLKDRRLFANGHEFGNTGPYELLSGEIEFQADPDAPDMVDVVDIDKAARNENGLVVYRAGFNLLKPIDISKSNGRLFFDYGNRGNKRALQFFNDAKPGNLPVDAVHAGNGFLMRRGYVIAWLGWQGDLLPGEGRLVLEAPTATDGAEPIRGWVRTEYVATAPDTFVFPLSSLVTVKSYPTSDMNPAHAQLTRRRYALSRREVIPAHAWSFARLENGIGVDSQGAEQGIVPSNQHLYLHAGFEPGWIYELSYVAQDPLVLGLGHVAVRDFVSFLKFDDEDASGQPNPLGQGASRPEKVYAWGRSQTGRAIRDFVYGGFNADAKGRRVFDGVMPHVAGAGKLWMNQRFANISVLPGQQYENHFTPADRFPFSYAACTDAYSEQTDAILKRPATDPLVIHTDSSSEYWHRRASLVLTDTQGRDLPQPDNVRIYLWSSSQHFAAPGPIRPTAGISKNYQNNVSTSFFFRALLDCLDAWATYGTPPPASRIPLRSTDTLVDYDTWRTQFPSIPGQTIPPSPSTLEVVDFGPDLKHGKMHREPRFTEGKAYPIFVPAVDRDGLDIAGVRAPAVSAPLGTYVGWSMRRRELGNGAMVGTTGSYIPLPESPEEQHETGDPRRSILSRYRSAEGYLSAIGAAANALVGQRFMLEEDRERAIEDARNWGRPRHDTLLGADEMLDSDTPPH, encoded by the coding sequence ATGCCATCCTCGCTTCGCTACACCCTGAAAGACCGACGTCTGTTCGCGAACGGCCACGAGTTTGGAAATACCGGTCCCTACGAACTGCTCAGTGGCGAGATCGAATTTCAGGCCGACCCCGACGCGCCGGACATGGTCGACGTCGTAGACATCGACAAGGCTGCACGCAACGAGAATGGCCTGGTGGTCTATCGCGCCGGGTTCAATCTGCTCAAACCCATCGATATAAGTAAGAGCAATGGGCGCCTCTTTTTTGACTACGGGAATCGGGGCAACAAACGTGCGCTGCAGTTCTTCAATGATGCGAAGCCAGGCAATCTGCCTGTCGACGCCGTGCATGCTGGCAATGGCTTTCTCATGCGGCGCGGCTATGTGATCGCCTGGCTGGGCTGGCAAGGCGATCTGCTGCCGGGCGAAGGACGCCTGGTATTGGAAGCCCCGACCGCTACCGACGGCGCTGAGCCCATCCGCGGATGGGTCCGGACCGAGTATGTTGCAACCGCCCCCGACACCTTCGTATTCCCGCTGTCCAGCCTCGTTACGGTCAAAAGCTATCCCACGTCTGACATGAATCCGGCCCACGCCCAACTGACCAGGCGTCGTTATGCTTTGTCCCGGCGTGAGGTGATTCCCGCGCACGCATGGTCTTTCGCACGGCTCGAAAACGGCATCGGAGTGGATAGCCAGGGGGCGGAACAAGGCATCGTTCCATCGAATCAGCATCTTTATCTTCATGCTGGATTCGAGCCTGGATGGATTTATGAATTGTCCTACGTTGCACAGGATCCACTGGTATTGGGCCTCGGTCACGTAGCAGTACGCGACTTTGTCAGCTTCCTCAAGTTCGACGATGAGGATGCGTCGGGTCAACCCAACCCGTTGGGACAAGGCGCTTCGCGTCCAGAGAAAGTTTATGCCTGGGGGCGGTCCCAGACAGGTCGCGCCATCCGCGATTTTGTCTATGGGGGCTTCAATGCCGATGCCAAAGGGCGTCGGGTGTTCGATGGCGTGATGCCGCATGTCGCCGGTGCCGGCAAGCTCTGGATGAACCAGCGCTTCGCCAACATCTCGGTCTTGCCTGGGCAGCAATACGAGAACCACTTCACTCCCGCCGATCGTTTTCCGTTCTCCTATGCGGCGTGCACCGACGCGTATAGCGAACAAACCGATGCCATCCTGAAACGGCCGGCAACGGATCCGCTGGTCATTCACACCGACAGTTCCTCGGAGTATTGGCATCGCCGCGCCAGCCTGGTACTCACAGACACGCAGGGCCGGGATCTGCCTCAGCCGGACAATGTCCGGATCTACTTATGGTCTTCGTCCCAGCACTTCGCCGCACCCGGTCCGATTCGCCCCACGGCTGGCATCAGCAAGAATTATCAGAACAACGTGTCGACCTCGTTCTTCTTTCGGGCACTGCTGGATTGCCTCGACGCGTGGGCCACATACGGGACACCACCGCCGGCCAGCCGAATTCCGCTGCGCAGTACCGATACTCTGGTCGATTACGACACCTGGAGAACGCAGTTTCCGTCGATTCCCGGACAAACGATCCCACCCTCTCCCAGCACGCTGGAAGTGGTCGACTTCGGCCCCGACCTCAAGCACGGGAAGATGCATCGCGAACCACGCTTCACGGAAGGCAAGGCTTACCCGATCTTCGTGCCCGCCGTGGACAGAGACGGACTTGATATAGCCGGTGTGCGCGCCCCGGCGGTGAGCGCGCCGTTAGGCACCTACGTCGGTTGGAGCATGCGCCGGCGCGAGCTCGGCAATGGCGCGATGGTCGGCACCACGGGCAGTTACATCCCGCTTCCTGAGTCACCCGAAGAACAACATGAGACCGGCGATCCGAGGCGCTCCATCCTGAGTCGCTATCGAAGCGCCGAGGGTTATCTCAGCGCAATCGGCGCGGCTGCCAACGCTCTGGTTGGCCAGAGGTTCATGCTGGAAGAAGATCGCGAAAGGGCGATTGAGGATGCACGCAACTGGGGACGACCGCGTCATGACACCCTGCTGGGAGCTGATGAGATGCTCGATTCGGACACGCCGCCGCATTGA